The window GGAACATTCAGAGCCATTTGAACAAATGCAGGTTCCCAACCCAATACCGCATCTGTAATCGTACTAATCCCACTGACCCCACCAGAAGCGATTCGATTAGGAAGTAAAAACAAATTAAACGCAAGTGCCACAATCGCAGAACCAACTAAAACATATATGTATTCAAGCAAAGTCTCAGTCTTGGGACTAAGAACAATCCCCTTTCGATTTCTCCCCATAATAACTACATAACCTCCCTCAAAAATTACAAACCACACATTAAACCTAAATACTTTACCACTTTAAAGCTATGGGGGCCTGGCCCCCATAGCTTTAAAGTGCCGAAGTGAGTATATCATGGTGTTTTTGTTTTGTGAATGGCACTCTGTTAGCGTGGTAAAGGGGTAAATCAGTGATGTATGAGTAGTTTGCTTCAAAGGTGGTAGGTATCATTCAAAGACACTACAATAAACATAAGAAAAGCTGCTAATCGGCAGCTTTTCTTATGTTTATAAGTTTGGTTAGTCGTTTTAGAAACTCGCTTTTAAGACATTTGCGTGGAATTCCGTATAATTGCGTGAGCCCACGTATTAATTGCGTGACTTCTAACATAATTGTTAGAGGTTGGATGGTTATTTGCGTGAGAATCAAATATGATTGCGTATTTAAACCCCACTGACTGACATCGACAACAACAACTCCAAAACGTAAAAAACCTCTTATCCTATCCCGATAAGAGGTCCATATCTGTTCTTATAATTTCGAACGTAAGTAAGCATCAATAAACGAATCTAAATCTCCATCCATAACACTTTGTGTATTACCAACTTCGAAGTTTGTACGATGATCTTTCACCATTGAATATGGATGGAATACGTAAGAACGTATTTGACTTCCCCACGCAATATCATTCTTTTCTCCACGAATTTCATCGAGCTGAGCTTGCTGCTCTTCGATTTTACGTTGGTAAAGTTTCGCCTGAAGCATCTTCATAGCTCGCTCACGGTTCTTGATCTGGGAACGTTCAGTTTGACAGGTTACGACAGTGTTTGTTGGAGTATGGGTAATACGAACTGCAGAATCTGTCGTATTAATATGCTGTCCACCTGCTCCACTTGCACGATAAGTGTCGATTTTTAAATCCTCGGTTCTTATATCGATATCAATTTCTTCGTTGAACTCAGGCATCACATCACAGGACACGAAAGAAGTGTGACGTCGACCTGATGAGTCAAACGGAGAGATTCGAACTAATCGGTGAACCCCTTTTTCAGCCTTTAAGTATCCATAAGCATTATGACCCTTAATCAGAAGTGTAACACTCTTAATTCCCGCCTCATCACCCGGCAGATAATCAAGTGTCTCTACTTTAAAACCTTTACGCTCGCCCCATCTTGTATACATGCGGAGAAGCATTGAACCCCAGTCCTGTGACTCTGTTCCACCAGCCCCAGGATGTAGCTCTAGAATCGCATTATTCTTATCATAAGGTTCACTTAATAATAGCTGAAGCTCAAAATCATTAAACTCTTTAGTTAGAGATTTTACCTCAGTAACCAACTCGTCCTTTAAGTCCTCATCATGCTCTTCTCTTAACAGCTCGTAAGTTAATACAAGGTTCTCATAGGACTCTTGAAGGTCATTAAATTGATTCACCAACTCTTTTAATCCGTTAGCCTCATTTATTACCGTTTGAGCCTCTTGTTGATTGTCCCAAAACGTTGGTTCAGCCATACGCTCATCCAGCTCTCTAATGCGAGCCTCATTTTCTTCTAAGTCAAAGAGACCCCCTAAAGTCTTCTAGACGTTTTTCCATCTTTTCTAATTCGTTTCTAATTTCCGCTAATTCCATATATGCCACCTCATGTATTCTTTTCGTTAGGTTGTGATACATTTAAAAAAACTTTCTCATTAAAAAGCCTATGTCTTACAAAAAGACATAAGCTTTTAGGTCATCTATTTATATGCTACTGACCGCAGCACTGCTTATATTTCTTACCACTTCCACAATAGCACGGATCGTTTCGGCCAATAGTAACGTCCTTCACAACTGGCTTCTTCTTCGGCTTTTCGCTACCTTCAGCGTTTGGAATTACCGCTTGACCTTTAGCTACTTCTTGACGCTCGAGGTTGTTGCGGATTTGTGCCTTCATGACATACTTCGCAACATCTTCTTCAATCGAAGCAATCATAGCTTCAAACATTGCAAAGCCTTCCATCTGATACTCACGAAGCGGATCAATTTGACCGTAAGCACGTAAATGAATACCTTGACGTAGCTGATCCATGGCATCAATATGATCCATCCACTTGCTATCTACAGCACGAAGAACAATAACCTTCTCGAACTCACGCATTTGCTCAGGCTCTAGCTGCGCTTCCTTCTCATCATACTTAGCCTTTACCTTACCAAAGATAAGCTCAGAAATCTCTTCTGCTTCTATGCCACGAAGTTCATTCTCAGAAAGCTCTCCTTCAGAAAGAAGATTTGCTTCAGTAAAGTCAACAATTGCCTTTACATTCCACTCTTCTGGTTCTTCATTACTTGGACAATGTGCCTGAACATTACGATCAATCGTTGATTTAATCATACCTTCAACCACTTCACGCAAGTCATCCGAAGCTAATACATCATAACGCTGGTTATAAATAACCTCACGTTGCTGACGTAACACATCATCATATTGTAAAAGTTGCTTACGTGAATCAAAGTTATTACCCTCAACACGCTTTTGCGCAGATTCAACGGCACGAGAAACAATTTTACTTTCAATTGGCTGAGAATCATCCATCCCCAATCGTTCCATCATCGTTCTCATATTATCAGAACCAAAACGGCGCATTAATTCATCTTCCATCGATAAGTAGAACTGCGTTAAACCTGGATCACCTTGACGACCAGAACGTCCACGAAGCTGATTATCAATACGTCTGCTCTCATGTCGCTCTGTACCAACAACTGCAAGTCCACCTAAATCTTTTACACCTTCGCCAAGCTTAATATCAGTACCACGACCAGCCATATTGGTTGCAATCGTTACTGCACCTCTTTGACCCGCTCCAGCAATAATTTCAGCTTCCCGTTCATGGTTTTTCGCATTCAAGACATTATGCTTGATTCCCTTTTTAGTCAAATATTTAGCAATCAATTCAGATGTTTCAACCGCAACTGTACCAATTAGAACAGGTTGTCCCTTGTGATGTAATTCAGCAATATGCTCAACAACTGCACGGAACTTTCCATCAATTGATTTGAAAATTAAATCTGGTCTGTCATCACGAGCAATCGGAAGGTTCGTAGGAATTGCCACAACATTCATGTTATAAATATTACGGAATTCCTCTTCCTCTGTCTTCGCTGTACCCGTCATACCAGAAAGCTTTTCATACATACGGAAGTAGTTCTGGAACGTAATCGTTGCAAGCGTCATACTTTCGTTTTGAATTTCAAGACCTTCCTTAGCCTCAATCGCTTGGTGAAGTCCATCACTATAACGACGCCCCTTCATTAGACGACCAGTAAACGAGTCAACAATTACTACCTCTTCATCTTGAACAACATAATCGGTATCACGGTGCATACTAGCATGTGCCTTCAAAGCTTGATTAATATGGTGCAGAACCGTCACATTGTTCAGATCAAATAAATTCTCAAGGTTAAAAGTCTTCTCAGCCTTTGTAATACCTTCTTCAGTTAGCTGAACAGCCTTTGTTTTAACGTCATAATTATAATCTTCTTCAGCCTTTAACGTACGAACAAACCCATTTGCTTGTAGATAAAAACCAGTAGATTTACGAGCAGATCCCGAGATAATTAACGGAGTACGTGCTTCATCAATTAAAATAGAGTCAACCTCATCGATTACTGCATAATTAAGCGGTCGTTGCACCATTTGCTCTTTGTAAAGAACCATGTTGTCACGTAAGTAGTCAAAACCTAGCTCATTATTTGTGCTATAGGTAATATCCTTTGCATACTCCTCGATCTTCTGTTCACGAGTTAAACCATTTAAGTTTAGCCCAACAGTTAAACCAAGAAACTCATAAAGCTTACCCATTTCAGTCGCATCACGAGTGGCCAAATATTCATTTACCGTTACAATATGTACACCTTTTCCAGAAAGCGCATTTAAATAAACAGGTAAAGTAGAAGTTAACGTTTTACCTTCCCCTGTCTTCATCTCTGCGATATTCCCCTCATGAAGTGCAACGGCACCCATAATCTGAACTGGGAAAGGACGCATTCCTAATACACGAACAGCCGCCTCACGGACAACAGCAAAAGCCTCTGGTAAAATAGCATCCAATGATTCACCAGCTTCAACTCTACCTTTAAACTCAGCCGTTTTTAAACGTAGCTCTTCATCTGAGATTCTTTGTAAATCAGGTCCTAATGCTTCCACCTGATCAACGATTTTTTGATATTTATTTAACTGACGTTGATTACCATCAAATACTTTCTTTAACATTCCAAGCATTGAAAAACGCTCCTCTTTTCTTGTTTTCCCCATAAAGGTAAAATGCTACTTTTTATTATATATGTATCCAACTTTAATATTACCATTAACTGAGAACTGATGCCAATCATTACAGGAAAAGTAATGGTGTATAAAAATATATGAAGAAAAAAAGACGCAGCCGAAAATGCGACTGCGTCATATCAAGTTTAGCTAGGTTCGATAATTCCATATTTTCCGTCTTTACGCTTATAGACCACATTTGTATTATTCGTAGATGAACTAGTGTAAACAAAGAAGCTATGTCCAAGCATATTCATTTGTAGAATTGCTTCTTCACTATCCATTGGCTTCAAATTAAAACGCTTTGTACGAACAACCTCATCCTCGTCTACCTCATCTAAGTAAGTTCCTTTTGGTTCCACTCCATTGGTAAACATAAACTTAGGAGATCCTTGATCTCTCAGCTTTTTATTTACTCGTGTTTTATGCTTTCGAATTTGACGCTCTAGCTTATCAAGCACTAAATCAATCGCTGCATACAAATCATCATGCTGTTCCTCTGCTCGCAATGTTAATTGTGTCATCGGAACGGTAACCTCAACTTTTTGCTTGTTATTGTAAACCTTTAGATTCACGTTGACATTAGCGTTAAGTCCATCTTCAAAGTAACGATCAAGCTTCCCTACCTTTTGTTCAACAAACTCACGTAATGCTGGAGTTACCTCAATGTTTTCACCACGAATGTTAAACTTCATATCTGAAACTCCTCCTTTATACAAGCTATACATACTTATTCTACACTACCCTAGACAAGTCCTTCCTAAACATTAATAAAATGTTTGAATTTTTTGTGAATTATGTTTATGTTCCAAAAAGTAGGTTCATGACTAAGAAAAGAAGATTAGAAAAAATTTATTGGGAGATAATGGTGAGAGGCACAAAAAGCGGATGCTCCACACCAAATGTTTTTTCGAGGGGCCGGAAGCTGGAGCTACTTAAATAAGAAAAACCCACCTCCTGGTCGAGGTGAGTTCTCTCTGTTGCTTTAATTTTCGTGCTTATATGATAAGCGATGAAAAAACAATCGTTTTAAGGCGAGTGTATAATTTCTAGAAATTAAAGCTTAGTCACGTTAGACGCTTGTGGTCCGCGGTTTCCTTCAACGATTTCGAATTCTACAGATTGACCTTCTTCAAGAGTCTTGAATCCGTCAGTTTGGATTGCTGAGAAATGTACGAATACATCGTCTCCGTCTTCGCGCTCGATGAAACCGAAACCTTTTTCTGCGTTAAACCATTTAACTTTACCTTGCATTGATACAACATTCCCTTCAAAATCATGTACTGTGAACAACGTCCACAATTCGAATATACCGAATGGGCCCAGTTAAGTCAAATTTAACTTTTCGAGGTTTTATTTGGTATTTCGACAGAGCTGAAAAGATTGAAAAACCCTGTAGAATGGTGTCTACAGGGTGGGTGAAGTGGTTATTTTTTTTTGTCGAAAAAGGTGCCGTCAAGAGAGACATTCTTATACGGATTTGTATATTTTTCGTTGGAAGACTTTTGTTTTTTGAGCTTGTTTATGTCAGCCTGAATAGTAGACTTCAAGTGAACCATTTTTTCGTCAATGACTCTATTCATCTCAATAATCTCTTGTCCCATTAGTTTTTCTTCATCTGAAAAAGGGTCTTTAAGTTGGTCAAGCAATTCTTGCCGCTTGATTAACAATAAATCTACTTCCGGAATCACCACATCACGTTCTTCATTAGTTCCTTCAACCTTTAGAAGTTCATATAATCTAGTAGTTAGATCATAAATTTCTTGCACCTGACTCATTAAACCCGACCAGCTTCGGTAAACTGCTTCTGGCGATTCATTTGAATAACCTGCTTCCAAGTATCTCGGAATTCAGTGATAAAACCTTCTACTTCTTCTAAAATCGTAATGTCATTTTTGATATTCGCATCAATTAAACGACGATTAATATAGTCATAAAGAGGAAGAAGCTGTTCTGATATCGCTTGATCCATGTTCAAGGTAACCATTAGTTCTTGAACAATTTTTTGAGCTTTTAACATGTTAGTATTTTT of the Bacillus mesophilus genome contains:
- the prfB gene encoding peptide chain release factor 2 (programmed frameshift) — protein: MELAEIRNELEKMEKRLEDFRGLFDLEENEARIRELDERMAEPTFWDNQQEAQTVINEANGLKELVNQFNDLQESYENLVLTYELLREEHDEDLKDELVTEVKSLTKEFNDFELQLLLSEPYDKNNAILELHPGAGGTESQDWGSMLLRMYTRWGERKGFKVETLDYLPGDEAGIKSVTLLIKGHNAYGYLKAEKGVHRLVRISPFDSSGRRHTSFVSCDVMPEFNEEIDIDIRTEDLKIDTYRASGAGGQHINTTDSAVRITHTPTNTVVTCQTERSQIKNRERAMKMLQAKLYQRKIEEQQAQLDEIRGEKNDIAWGSQIRSYVFHPYSMVKDHRTNFEVGNTQSVMDGDLDSFIDAYLRSKL
- the secA gene encoding preprotein translocase subunit SecA, which encodes MLGMLKKVFDGNQRQLNKYQKIVDQVEALGPDLQRISDEELRLKTAEFKGRVEAGESLDAILPEAFAVVREAAVRVLGMRPFPVQIMGAVALHEGNIAEMKTGEGKTLTSTLPVYLNALSGKGVHIVTVNEYLATRDATEMGKLYEFLGLTVGLNLNGLTREQKIEEYAKDITYSTNNELGFDYLRDNMVLYKEQMVQRPLNYAVIDEVDSILIDEARTPLIISGSARKSTGFYLQANGFVRTLKAEEDYNYDVKTKAVQLTEEGITKAEKTFNLENLFDLNNVTVLHHINQALKAHASMHRDTDYVVQDEEVVIVDSFTGRLMKGRRYSDGLHQAIEAKEGLEIQNESMTLATITFQNYFRMYEKLSGMTGTAKTEEEEFRNIYNMNVVAIPTNLPIARDDRPDLIFKSIDGKFRAVVEHIAELHHKGQPVLIGTVAVETSELIAKYLTKKGIKHNVLNAKNHEREAEIIAGAGQRGAVTIATNMAGRGTDIKLGEGVKDLGGLAVVGTERHESRRIDNQLRGRSGRQGDPGLTQFYLSMEDELMRRFGSDNMRTMMERLGMDDSQPIESKIVSRAVESAQKRVEGNNFDSRKQLLQYDDVLRQQREVIYNQRYDVLASDDLREVVEGMIKSTIDRNVQAHCPSNEEPEEWNVKAIVDFTEANLLSEGELSENELRGIEAEEISELIFGKVKAKYDEKEAQLEPEQMREFEKVIVLRAVDSKWMDHIDAMDQLRQGIHLRAYGQIDPLREYQMEGFAMFEAMIASIEEDVAKYVMKAQIRNNLERQEVAKGQAVIPNAEGSEKPKKKPVVKDVTIGRNDPCYCGSGKKYKQCCGQ
- the hpf gene encoding ribosome hibernation-promoting factor, HPF/YfiA family produces the protein MKFNIRGENIEVTPALREFVEQKVGKLDRYFEDGLNANVNVNLKVYNNKQKVEVTVPMTQLTLRAEEQHDDLYAAIDLVLDKLERQIRKHKTRVNKKLRDQGSPKFMFTNGVEPKGTYLDEVDEDEVVRTKRFNLKPMDSEEAILQMNMLGHSFFVYTSSSTNNTNVVYKRKDGKYGIIEPS
- the cspD gene encoding cold-shock protein CspD; the encoded protein is MQGKVKWFNAEKGFGFIEREDGDDVFVHFSAIQTDGFKTLEEGQSVEFEIVEGNRGPQASNVTKL
- a CDS encoding flagellar protein FliT, whose translation is MSQVQEIYDLTTRLYELLKVEGTNEERDVVIPEVDLLLIKRQELLDQLKDPFSDEEKLMGQEIIEMNRVIDEKMVHLKSTIQADINKLKKQKSSNEKYTNPYKNVSLDGTFFDKKK
- the fliS gene encoding flagellar export chaperone FliS, producing MALTNPYQSYQQNSVNTASPGELTLMLYNGCLKFIHLAKKGIEDQNIEMKNTNMLKAQKIVQELMVTLNMDQAISEQLLPLYDYINRRLIDANIKNDITILEEVEGFITEFRDTWKQVIQMNRQKQFTEAGRV